A single genomic interval of Flavobacteriales bacterium harbors:
- a CDS encoding glycosyltransferase gives MPSISTLLPYHNAAATLDAAIASMAAQTFADQELLLIDNASTDEGPAIARRWADRDPRITLLQEPRLGIAYALNTGLEQARGRYIARMDADDISHPERLAKQRAHLEAHPEIGVLGTATRFVSTMPEHRGMQAFVQWQNALLTPHDHSVKRFVDAPLAHPTVLFRRQLVERHGAYDTGPLPEDHELWLRWMDAGVRMAKLPEELLTWNDHAERLSRTHSNYGIDAFFGTKVRWLARWLKRTLNGRAVIVAGTSALCRQRAQLLAAEGIAIAAFTDVKARAVPGHAFVPSDALPPAGEAFVVSFISQRGAGDRIAAYLGSRGLVEGTDFVLAA, from the coding sequence GTGCCGTCCATCTCCACGCTCCTCCCCTACCACAACGCCGCCGCCACGCTCGACGCCGCCATCGCCAGCATGGCCGCGCAGACCTTCGCCGACCAGGAGCTGCTGCTGATCGACAACGCGAGCACGGATGAAGGCCCCGCCATCGCCCGCCGATGGGCCGATCGCGATCCGCGCATCACGCTGCTGCAGGAGCCCCGCCTCGGCATCGCCTACGCGCTCAACACCGGCCTGGAGCAGGCCCGGGGCCGGTACATCGCCCGCATGGACGCGGACGACATCAGCCACCCCGAACGCCTGGCAAAGCAGCGGGCCCATCTGGAGGCGCACCCGGAGATCGGCGTGCTGGGCACGGCCACGCGCTTCGTCAGCACCATGCCCGAGCACCGCGGCATGCAGGCCTTCGTGCAGTGGCAGAACGCCCTGCTGACCCCGCACGACCACTCCGTGAAGCGCTTCGTGGACGCCCCGCTCGCGCACCCCACGGTGCTGTTCCGCAGGCAGCTGGTGGAACGCCACGGCGCGTACGACACCGGTCCGCTGCCCGAGGACCACGAACTGTGGCTGCGCTGGATGGACGCGGGTGTGCGGATGGCCAAACTACCGGAGGAACTGCTGACGTGGAACGACCATGCCGAACGGCTCAGCCGCACCCACAGCAACTACGGCATCGACGCCTTCTTCGGTACCAAGGTGCGGTGGTTGGCGCGCTGGCTGAAGCGCACCCTGAACGGCCGTGCGGTGATCGTCGCGGGCACAAGCGCCTTGTGCCGGCAGCGCGCGCAGCTGCTCGCCGCCGAGGGCATCGCCATCGCGGCCTTCACCGACGTGAAGGCGCGTGCGGTGCCGGGCCACGCCTTCGTGCCCAGCGATGCGCTGCCGCCCGCGGGGGAGGCCTTCGTGGTGAGCTTCATCAGCCAGCGCGGGGCCGGCGATCGCATCGCGGCGTACCTCGGCTCACGCGGCCTGGTGGAGGGCACGGACTTCGTGCTGGCGGCCTGA
- a CDS encoding helix-turn-helix transcriptional regulator produces the protein MAGAERCPYCESTRSLLMGQVFCSRHAGIDMRALESGTLYIRTRRLEECADHVSRLSVRLMLNGRQWYRVGGADRVVHAENYLVVDQGQHYRTAFGGDQEQEMLMVGFRPGLAAEALRARTATAEQLLDDPWHHGPDPLFGDALHPMDATVHALFAQLHGLVRAPAGTVDPAGVDPLHERLLEHLLDLRTGQRAAADRLPALRAATRRELWRRLTTARDHAHAHLHEPLTVAQLARVACLSEHHFKRLFRQAFGRPPHAYLQQLRLERARQLLRGTDLPVHAVATAVGLADASSFVRSYRLHHGRTPGAERRSAA, from the coding sequence ATGGCCGGTGCCGAGCGCTGCCCGTACTGCGAAAGCACGCGCAGCCTGCTGATGGGGCAGGTGTTCTGCTCGCGGCATGCGGGCATCGACATGCGAGCGCTGGAGAGCGGCACGCTGTACATCCGCACCCGCCGGCTGGAGGAATGCGCCGACCACGTGTCGCGCCTCAGCGTGCGGCTGATGCTGAACGGGCGCCAATGGTACCGGGTGGGCGGGGCGGACCGGGTGGTGCACGCGGAGAACTACCTGGTGGTGGACCAGGGGCAGCACTACCGCACGGCCTTCGGCGGCGACCAGGAGCAGGAGATGCTGATGGTGGGCTTCAGGCCCGGGCTGGCGGCCGAGGCGCTGCGCGCGCGGACGGCCACCGCCGAACAGCTGCTGGACGACCCGTGGCACCACGGACCGGACCCGCTGTTCGGCGACGCGCTGCACCCGATGGACGCCACGGTGCACGCGCTGTTCGCGCAGCTGCACGGGCTGGTGCGGGCGCCCGCCGGCACGGTGGACCCCGCCGGGGTGGATCCCCTGCACGAGCGGCTGCTGGAGCATCTGCTGGACCTGCGCACGGGCCAGCGGGCGGCGGCCGACCGGCTGCCGGCGCTGCGGGCCGCCACGCGCCGCGAGCTGTGGCGACGGCTCACCACCGCACGCGACCATGCGCACGCGCACCTCCACGAGCCGCTCACCGTGGCCCAGCTGGCCCGCGTGGCCTGCCTCAGCGAGCACCACTTCAAGCGGCTGTTCCGGCAGGCCTTCGGGCGGCCGCCGCACGCCTACCTGCAACAGCTGCGGCTGGAGCGGGCGCGCCAGCTGCTGCGCGGCACCGACCTGCCGGTGCACGCCGTGGCCACGGCGGTGGGCCTGGCGGACGCCAGCTCCTTTGTGCGCAGCTACCGCCTGCACCACGGGCGCACCCCGGGGGCCGAGCGGCGCTCCGCTGCCTGA
- a CDS encoding alpha/beta fold hydrolase: protein MAYRLLRDTKPVTGTLKLMGWPEERYADLRVEYTAHPTVNGTQRAILTRPRTRQLDRAPLVVFIGGIGCYSLDAPLDTARSEVQLLNRLSRMGYACARLEKPGIGDAARSSTACSAVSFMDEMTGYAGMIAQLKRRADIDSTDVTIIGHSMGGLFAPLVAQRTAVQRIVAYGTIGSPFLEYLLKTRRTIGEAYGWEAERTDDFIKAYGECATWYFADGLSTEAVEAKKPGCGELVGIFDARSRAYNDELYAVNIPSAWKGFTGRTLLLWGEADHIAAKHDHELLRDLIDAKNPGSVTFQVVPDADHGMNQADDFRAAVAGEGPYQPGVGRVIADWMRSTP, encoded by the coding sequence GTGGCCTACCGCCTGCTGCGCGACACCAAGCCGGTGACCGGCACGCTGAAGCTGATGGGCTGGCCGGAGGAGCGCTATGCCGACCTGCGCGTGGAGTACACGGCGCACCCCACGGTGAACGGCACGCAGCGCGCCATCCTCACCCGGCCGCGCACGCGCCAGCTGGACCGCGCGCCGCTCGTGGTCTTCATCGGCGGCATCGGCTGCTACTCGCTGGACGCACCCCTGGACACCGCACGCAGCGAGGTGCAGCTGCTGAACCGCCTGAGCCGCATGGGCTACGCCTGCGCCCGGCTGGAGAAGCCCGGCATCGGCGACGCCGCGCGCAGCAGCACCGCCTGCAGCGCGGTGAGCTTCATGGACGAGATGACGGGCTATGCCGGGATGATCGCCCAGTTGAAGCGCCGCGCGGACATCGACAGCACCGATGTGACCATCATCGGCCACAGCATGGGTGGGCTCTTCGCACCGCTGGTGGCGCAGCGCACCGCCGTGCAGCGCATCGTGGCCTACGGCACCATCGGCAGCCCCTTCCTGGAGTACCTGCTGAAGACGCGGCGCACCATCGGCGAGGCCTACGGCTGGGAGGCCGAACGCACGGACGACTTCATCAAGGCCTATGGCGAATGCGCCACCTGGTACTTCGCCGATGGCCTCAGCACCGAGGCCGTGGAAGCGAAGAAGCCCGGCTGCGGCGAGCTGGTCGGCATCTTCGATGCCCGCTCCCGCGCCTACAACGACGAGCTCTATGCGGTGAACATCCCCTCCGCATGGAAGGGCTTCACCGGGCGCACGCTCCTGCTCTGGGGCGAGGCCGACCACATCGCCGCGAAGCACGACCACGAGCTGCTGCGCGACCTGATCGACGCGAAGAACCCCGGCAGCGTCACCTTCCAGGTGGTGCCCGATGCCGACCATGGCATGAACCAGGCGGACGACTTCCGCGCCGCCGTGGCCGGCGAAGGGCCCTACCAGCCCGGTGTGGGCCGGGTGATCGCCGACTGGATGCGCAGCACGCCATGA
- a CDS encoding LysE family transporter, translating to MDTVLYFLVAAVASFIGSVQAGVVNTAVLAHTVKWGRTAGRRMAVGGSIPEFVYAAVAFWGAGRLVEALGLGARGITLVISTILLVLGLYFVFLFHPRPAAPGEDKLTGDLRRGVLLGLANPQLLLFWCGVRLMVIAWGMTGEGVLDLLAFALGAFTGAIILLLILVRLGVKAQERLSPKGLRVLFRSIGAFLLASGCYGLMRAGGWVP from the coding sequence GTGGACACGGTGCTCTACTTCCTGGTGGCCGCGGTGGCCAGCTTCATCGGCTCGGTGCAGGCCGGTGTGGTGAACACCGCGGTGCTGGCCCATACCGTGAAGTGGGGGCGTACAGCGGGCCGGCGCATGGCCGTGGGCGGATCCATCCCCGAGTTCGTGTACGCGGCCGTGGCCTTCTGGGGCGCGGGGCGCCTGGTGGAGGCGCTGGGCCTGGGTGCGCGCGGCATCACCCTGGTGATCTCGACCATCCTGCTGGTGCTGGGGCTGTACTTCGTGTTCCTCTTCCACCCGCGGCCCGCAGCGCCGGGCGAGGACAAGCTGACGGGCGACCTGCGGCGGGGCGTGCTGCTGGGCCTGGCCAACCCGCAGTTGCTGCTCTTCTGGTGCGGGGTGCGGCTGATGGTGATCGCCTGGGGAATGACCGGCGAAGGGGTGCTGGACCTGCTGGCCTTCGCGCTGGGGGCCTTCACGGGCGCCATCATCCTGCTCCTGATCCTGGTGCGGCTGGGGGTGAAGGCCCAGGAGAGGCTCTCGCCGAAGGGGCTGCGCGTGCTCTTCCGCAGCATCGGCGCGTTCTTGCTGGCCAGCGGCTGCTATGGCCTGATGCGGGCGGGAGGCTGGGTGCCGTGA
- a CDS encoding PDZ domain-containing protein, translating into MPLFRTPLLLVALALAPACTAQPATDLPRRVFLGIRMENLTDDLRRIMGVGDTRAVLVSEVLPGGSGEAAGWKRGDLLAELGGVGVGATDAGLLDKVCHHRYC; encoded by the coding sequence ATGCCCCTGTTCCGCACCCCCCTGCTCCTCGTTGCGCTGGCGCTGGCCCCGGCCTGCACCGCACAGCCCGCCACCGACCTGCCCCGCCGCGTCTTCCTCGGCATCCGCATGGAGAACCTCACGGACGACCTGCGGCGCATCATGGGCGTGGGCGACACGCGCGCGGTGCTGGTGAGCGAGGTGCTGCCCGGGGGCTCCGGCGAGGCGGCGGGGTGGAAGCGGGGCGACCTGCTGGCGGAGCTGGGGGGCGTGGGCGTGGGCGCCACCGACGCGGGTCTGTTAGATAAAGTGTGTCATCATCGTTATTGCTGA
- a CDS encoding DUF885 domain-containing protein, with product MRTAAGIAVLVGFTTIVHAQAGPRAVLDDFTTGHLALAPEPFALDLRERLALVPSDSVLAAQERFFREQQHRLSTVEAHGATQEEGLLLDLARFETAHQLERIALERRWTAAGRPMPVNGVHDLPDAADWYRLLVRRFTGYARTPQELIAFGEAEVERCHRAIERLHAQLGGAPGPAWITDKAEMLWRFARLDSTVRAHLAHLVGPVEVPPVAAMEWPGADAHTPPGIYLSRDDNAYGADVFQFNFHLGRFDARALDWIYLHESIPGHHLQWSLRQATAADDLRVHLLYPGNFEGWACYVEYAGKELGAYADPVQELGKWEWDLVRSVRVVLDAGIHGLGWSRAEAMAYWERHIPGRPDLAEREVTRVTHWAAQALSYKVGADAIQRLRDRLAEALGPRFDAARFHRTFLDLGMVPLPVAETHLTRTLSP from the coding sequence ATGAGGACCGCGGCGGGCATCGCGGTGCTGGTGGGGTTCACGACCATCGTGCACGCCCAGGCGGGACCGCGTGCCGTGCTGGACGACTTCACCACCGGCCACCTCGCGCTGGCCCCGGAACCCTTCGCGCTGGACCTGCGCGAACGCCTGGCCCTGGTGCCGAGTGACAGCGTGCTGGCGGCGCAGGAGCGCTTCTTCCGCGAACAGCAGCACCGCTTGAGCACGGTGGAAGCGCACGGGGCGACGCAGGAGGAAGGCCTGCTGCTGGACCTCGCCCGGTTCGAGACCGCGCACCAGCTGGAGCGCATCGCGCTGGAGCGGCGCTGGACCGCGGCCGGTCGCCCGATGCCCGTGAACGGCGTGCACGACCTGCCGGACGCGGCGGACTGGTACCGCCTGCTCGTGCGGCGCTTCACCGGCTATGCGCGCACGCCGCAGGAGCTGATCGCGTTCGGCGAAGCGGAGGTGGAACGCTGCCACCGCGCGATCGAACGGCTGCACGCGCAGCTCGGCGGCGCACCCGGGCCCGCGTGGATCACCGACAAGGCGGAGATGCTGTGGCGCTTCGCCCGGCTGGACAGCACCGTGCGCGCGCACCTCGCCCACCTCGTCGGGCCGGTGGAGGTGCCGCCCGTGGCCGCCATGGAATGGCCCGGGGCCGATGCGCACACCCCGCCGGGCATCTACCTCTCCCGCGACGACAATGCCTATGGCGCGGACGTGTTCCAGTTCAACTTCCACCTCGGCCGCTTCGATGCCCGGGCCCTGGACTGGATCTACCTGCACGAGTCCATCCCCGGCCACCACCTGCAATGGAGCCTGCGCCAGGCCACCGCGGCTGACGACCTGCGCGTCCACCTGCTGTACCCCGGCAACTTCGAGGGCTGGGCCTGCTATGTGGAATACGCCGGGAAGGAGCTGGGTGCGTACGCGGATCCCGTGCAGGAGCTCGGCAAATGGGAATGGGACCTGGTGCGTTCCGTGCGTGTGGTGCTCGATGCGGGCATCCACGGCCTTGGGTGGTCCCGTGCGGAAGCGATGGCGTATTGGGAGCGGCACATCCCGGGCCGGCCTGATCTGGCGGAACGGGAGGTGACCCGCGTGACGCACTGGGCGGCGCAGGCCCTGAGCTACAAGGTGGGCGCCGACGCGATCCAGCGCCTGCGCGACCGCCTTGCGGAAGCGCTGGGTCCGCGCTTCGATGCGGCCCGCTTCCACCGCACCTTCCTGGACCTGGGCATGGTGCCGCTGCCCGTCGCCGAGACGCACCTGACCAGGACCCTGAGCCCATGA
- a CDS encoding type II toxin-antitoxin system RelE/ParE family toxin yields the protein MEVEYLKSFANDLKRIQDPMLLRRIARVIQEVKDARTPQVIRHVKKLEQEPNAFRIRVGDHRIGFYLTGGRIVLARIADRRDIYKVFP from the coding sequence ATGGAGGTGGAGTACCTCAAGAGTTTCGCCAATGACCTGAAGCGCATTCAGGACCCGATGCTCCTTAGACGCATTGCTCGTGTCATCCAGGAAGTGAAGGATGCCCGTACACCGCAGGTGATCAGGCATGTGAAGAAGCTTGAACAGGAGCCGAACGCCTTTCGGATCCGGGTTGGTGATCATCGCATCGGGTTTTATTTGACCGGTGGCCGGATCGTTCTCGCGCGGATCGCGGACCGCAGAGATATCTACAAGGTTTTTCCCTGA
- a CDS encoding rhodanese-like domain-containing protein produces MRIPVLSLALIAALTLQGQYSGDNVRYMNIALEELPDALRKDPGSLLLDVRSVAEFGDTCPNAGLKIGRFRGAVNIPTDSFASNYERLIPYRHRTIYVYCSHGQRSRHVSNQLADSGFTKLKNVNAGLSRFWHEHHHMSAVRSLVEREHPDMLISTTELCAKLQEGALVVDIRPDSVFHGLGPYEVQRARGRVRGALHIPFEMLEARAVELPQDRPLIFIDANGDHAPLAARRMRERGHPLTHALFGGFDVFRNTGHDYFPCADKILLRQVPYKVIPIEGLDMAAVTASGGVVLDIRSAEEFEGRHERVRLNLGRLRGPINAPLDEILAGRAPADLNKETPVLVMGRMGADTYKAANALHARGHKDVTVLDGSIWHLRWHAHNFAGKEHMEELVERPPYGP; encoded by the coding sequence ATGAGGATCCCCGTCCTCTCACTGGCCCTGATAGCGGCGCTGACCCTTCAGGGCCAATACAGTGGCGACAATGTGCGCTACATGAACATCGCGCTGGAAGAACTGCCTGACGCGCTCAGAAAGGACCCGGGCAGCCTGCTCCTCGATGTGCGGTCCGTGGCCGAGTTCGGGGACACATGCCCGAATGCCGGTCTGAAGATCGGCCGCTTTCGCGGCGCGGTGAACATCCCGACCGATTCGTTCGCGTCCAACTATGAGCGGCTCATCCCTTACCGCCACCGGACCATCTACGTGTACTGCTCACACGGTCAGCGTAGCCGTCACGTGAGCAACCAGCTGGCGGATAGCGGCTTCACGAAGCTCAAGAACGTCAACGCCGGTCTGAGCCGGTTCTGGCACGAACATCACCACATGAGCGCGGTCCGGTCCCTGGTCGAGCGCGAGCATCCGGACATGCTCATCAGCACCACCGAGCTATGCGCCAAGCTCCAGGAAGGTGCGCTCGTGGTGGACATACGACCAGACTCGGTGTTCCACGGTCTTGGTCCGTACGAGGTTCAACGGGCTCGGGGTCGTGTCCGAGGGGCGCTGCATATCCCGTTCGAGATGCTCGAAGCGCGTGCTGTTGAGCTGCCGCAGGACCGGCCACTGATCTTCATCGATGCGAACGGTGACCACGCACCTTTGGCCGCCAGGCGAATGCGCGAAAGGGGGCACCCCCTGACGCACGCACTGTTCGGCGGGTTCGACGTGTTCCGCAACACAGGCCACGACTATTTTCCGTGCGCGGACAAGATCCTGTTGCGACAGGTTCCATACAAGGTCATCCCGATCGAGGGCCTGGACATGGCCGCGGTAACAGCCAGCGGTGGTGTTGTCTTGGATATCCGTTCGGCCGAGGAGTTCGAGGGCAGGCACGAACGGGTCCGGCTGAACTTGGGTCGACTACGCGGGCCGATCAACGCTCCACTGGATGAGATCCTGGCCGGTCGCGCGCCTGCGGACTTGAACAAGGAAACCCCGGTTCTCGTGATGGGGCGGATGGGTGCTGACACCTACAAAGCGGCCAATGCGCTGCACGCGCGTGGTCACAAGGACGTCACTGTGTTGGACGGAAGCATATGGCACTTGCGCTGGCACGCGCACAACTTCGCGGGCAAAGAACACATGGAGGAGTTGGTCGAGCGGCCACCCTACGGTCCGTGA
- a CDS encoding aldehyde dehydrogenase family protein — protein MEATPHTHSLDRIAALRTAFERGVLRDPAVRAKHLLRLAGALHRHEDAVLEAMRADMGKPVMEAYIAEVGVLGEELRNAAHEVARWAAPRPVPTPLKLQVSSSTVHPCPLGVVLVVAPWNYPLLLVLGPLAAALAAGNCAVLKPSEDAPRTAMLVERLVREAGLQELVHVVQGAGREVLPPLLDAVRFDHVFFTGSAAVGARIAAQCAPKLVPVTLELGGKSPAIVDRSAHLPGAVRRIAWSKFFNAGQTCVSADHVLVHADRYDAFLQAFRAEVERMFGADPQRSPHLARIVNDRRWQVLRGHLDHGTVHLGGGHDRSARYIAPTVLTDVPLDSPPMREEIFGPLLPVLPWRDRDELAALTARNPEPLSAYLFARDAGLERWFTQELPFGGGCINDTMVHFGNAHLPFGGVGRSGLGRYHGRAGFDRFSNLKGVMHSNDRLDPGVRYAPYRPWQLKVLRRLFR, from the coding sequence ATGGAGGCCACCCCGCACACGCACAGCCTGGACCGCATCGCCGCGCTGCGCACGGCGTTCGAGCGGGGCGTGCTGCGCGATCCGGCGGTGCGCGCGAAGCACCTGCTGCGGCTGGCCGGCGCGCTTCACCGCCACGAGGACGCCGTGCTGGAGGCCATGCGGGCGGACATGGGCAAGCCGGTGATGGAGGCGTACATCGCCGAAGTGGGGGTGCTGGGCGAGGAGCTGCGGAACGCGGCCCATGAGGTGGCCCGGTGGGCCGCGCCGCGCCCGGTGCCCACGCCGTTGAAGCTGCAGGTGAGCAGCAGCACCGTGCACCCCTGTCCCCTGGGCGTGGTGCTGGTGGTGGCGCCCTGGAACTACCCGCTGCTGCTGGTGCTGGGTCCGCTGGCGGCGGCGCTGGCCGCGGGCAACTGCGCGGTGCTCAAACCCAGCGAGGACGCCCCGCGCACGGCGATGCTGGTGGAGCGCCTGGTGCGCGAGGCCGGCCTGCAGGAGCTGGTGCATGTGGTGCAGGGCGCGGGCCGCGAAGTGCTGCCCCCGCTGCTGGACGCCGTGCGCTTCGACCACGTGTTCTTCACCGGCAGCGCCGCCGTGGGCGCGCGCATCGCGGCCCAATGCGCGCCGAAGCTGGTGCCCGTCACCCTGGAGCTGGGCGGCAAGAGCCCCGCCATCGTGGACCGCAGCGCGCACTTGCCGGGCGCGGTGCGCCGCATCGCCTGGAGCAAGTTCTTCAACGCGGGACAGACCTGCGTGAGCGCCGACCATGTGCTGGTGCACGCCGATCGATACGACGCCTTCCTCCAGGCCTTCCGCGCGGAGGTGGAGCGCATGTTCGGTGCCGACCCGCAGCGCAGCCCCCACCTGGCCCGCATCGTGAACGACCGGCGCTGGCAGGTGCTGCGCGGGCACCTGGACCACGGGACGGTGCACCTGGGCGGCGGCCACGACCGCAGCGCGCGCTACATCGCGCCCACGGTGCTCACCGACGTGCCGCTGGACAGCCCGCCGATGCGCGAGGAGATCTTCGGCCCCCTCCTGCCGGTGCTGCCCTGGCGCGACCGCGACGAGCTGGCGGCGCTGACCGCGCGCAACCCCGAGCCGCTGAGCGCCTACCTCTTCGCCCGCGATGCGGGGCTGGAGCGCTGGTTCACGCAGGAGCTGCCCTTCGGCGGTGGCTGCATCAACGACACCATGGTGCACTTCGGCAATGCGCACCTGCCCTTCGGCGGGGTGGGGCGCAGCGGCTTGGGGCGCTACCACGGGCGCGCGGGCTTCGACCGCTTCAGCAACCTGAAGGGCGTGATGCACAGCAACGACCGGCTGGATCCCGGCGTGCGCTACGCGCCCTACCGGCCCTGGCAGCTGAAGGTGCTGCGCCGGCTGTTCCGGTGA
- a CDS encoding T9SS C-terminal target domain-containing protein: MLHRSASIRLFVLFLTGTLIPATDAQMIGDRMLALEEVTLAGMPGLQSFAWGTHNGEWLLIGGRTDGLHRRQPPVAFLASDNNTSAWVVAPATGQVWSASLSTLPTGLFEQLQSTNMEYVQRDSMLYIVGGYAYSATAGDHITHDRLAAVHVPNAIAAIKAGAPIAPHFRQLTDARMAVTGGYLGRHNDLFLLVGGQRFIGRYNPIGPDHGPGFVQEYTNAIRRFRIADDGVGLAITDFSETVDTVNLHRRDYNLVPQVFPDGTHGFTAFSGVFQYVDDVPWLNTVDITDSAYTVVPGFEQWLNQYHTAHLPMHDATDNSMRTVFFGGIGRYHYVNGVLVDDPDVPFVNTISLVTRAADGTMTEEAIGTMPGLLGASGELIPAPGLPMTGHDVVHLDQLPPDSVLLGHIVGGIESTGENIFFINTGAESEASTRLFRVWLLPVASTVVAPNAQEEQVLLLRRAEADRLIAVLTMPTGARTVVDLLDSAGRRVKRIAEAQLPKGRHELAVDLRDLAPGAYTVEVRTTDGRWSARFVR, from the coding sequence ATGCTCCACCGCTCCGCCTCCATCCGCCTGTTCGTGCTGTTCCTCACCGGGACCCTGATCCCCGCCACCGATGCACAGATGATCGGAGACCGCATGCTCGCCCTGGAGGAAGTGACGCTGGCCGGAATGCCCGGCCTGCAGTCCTTCGCGTGGGGCACGCACAACGGGGAATGGTTGCTGATCGGCGGCCGCACGGACGGCCTGCATCGTCGCCAGCCGCCGGTCGCCTTCCTGGCGTCGGACAACAACACCAGCGCGTGGGTGGTGGCGCCGGCCACGGGCCAGGTGTGGTCGGCCTCGCTCAGCACCCTGCCCACCGGCCTGTTCGAGCAGCTGCAGAGCACCAACATGGAATACGTGCAACGCGACAGCATGCTCTACATCGTGGGCGGCTATGCGTACAGCGCCACGGCGGGGGATCACATCACGCACGACCGCCTGGCCGCGGTGCATGTGCCCAACGCCATCGCCGCCATCAAGGCCGGGGCGCCGATCGCGCCGCACTTCCGTCAGCTCACCGATGCGCGCATGGCCGTCACCGGCGGCTATCTGGGGCGGCACAACGACCTCTTCCTGCTGGTGGGCGGCCAGCGCTTCATCGGCCGCTACAACCCGATCGGTCCGGACCATGGACCGGGCTTCGTGCAGGAATACACCAACGCCATTCGCCGCTTCCGCATCGCGGACGATGGGGTGGGCTTGGCCATCACCGACTTCAGCGAGACGGTGGACACGGTGAACCTGCACCGCAGGGACTACAACCTGGTGCCGCAGGTGTTCCCGGACGGCACGCACGGCTTCACCGCCTTCAGCGGTGTGTTCCAGTACGTGGACGATGTGCCCTGGCTGAACACCGTGGACATCACCGACAGCGCGTACACGGTGGTGCCCGGCTTCGAGCAATGGCTGAACCAGTACCACACGGCCCACCTGCCGATGCACGACGCCACGGACAACAGCATGCGCACGGTGTTCTTCGGCGGCATCGGCCGCTACCACTACGTGAACGGCGTGCTGGTGGACGACCCCGATGTGCCCTTCGTGAACACCATCAGCCTGGTGACGCGCGCGGCGGACGGCACCATGACCGAGGAGGCCATCGGCACCATGCCGGGCCTGCTGGGCGCCAGCGGGGAACTGATCCCGGCGCCGGGCCTGCCGATGACGGGGCATGACGTGGTGCACCTGGACCAACTGCCGCCGGACAGCGTGCTGCTGGGGCACATCGTGGGCGGCATCGAAAGCACGGGGGAGAACATCTTCTTCATCAACACCGGCGCGGAGAGCGAGGCCAGCACGCGGCTCTTCCGCGTGTGGCTGCTGCCGGTGGCCTCCACGGTGGTGGCGCCGAACGCGCAGGAGGAGCAGGTGTTGCTGCTTCGCCGGGCCGAAGCGGACCGCCTGATCGCGGTGCTGACGATGCCTACCGGGGCGCGCACCGTGGTGGACCTGCTGGACAGCGCCGGGCGGCGGGTGAAGCGGATCGCGGAAGCCCAGCTGCCCAAGGGCCGTCACGAGTTGGCGGTGGACCTGCGCGACCTGGCCCCGGGGGCGTACACCGTGGAGGTGCGCACCACGGACGGTCGGTGGAGCGCCCGCTTCGTGCGCTGA
- a CDS encoding PD40 domain-containing protein, translating to MTMRTVKPLLVLIPFAACVFPDRGPAASDAPVAHPADTVLLHEAGVENAYPRLSADGRRILYQSDRTGTWQLFIMDLATGAQQRITHDAHNNNFVDWSADNEWVAFVSDRDGNEEIYRMRTDGSALERLTDHAARDIHPYFSPDGRYLLFNSTRGNGSLDVYRLDLGSREVLRLTDTPMEETCARYAPDMKHIVLLRNDATSDDVVILDLTTGLVDNLTRTPTVTDGWPMYSADGRWIYYSTMAGGRHSIHRVHPDGTGDETLTHAAPGEEDGRAFIGRDGKTLIYNKRHHGAIDIRRLVIDIP from the coding sequence ATGACCATGAGGACCGTGAAGCCCCTGCTCGTGCTGATCCCGTTCGCCGCCTGCGTGTTCCCTGACCGCGGGCCGGCCGCCTCCGATGCGCCGGTGGCGCACCCGGCCGATACCGTGCTGCTGCACGAGGCCGGCGTGGAGAACGCCTATCCCCGGCTCTCGGCGGACGGCCGGCGCATCCTGTACCAGAGCGACCGCACGGGCACCTGGCAACTGTTCATCATGGACCTGGCCACCGGCGCGCAGCAGCGCATCACGCACGATGCCCACAACAACAACTTCGTCGATTGGAGCGCGGACAACGAATGGGTGGCCTTCGTGAGCGACCGCGACGGCAACGAGGAGATCTACCGCATGCGCACCGATGGCAGCGCGCTGGAGCGGCTCACGGACCACGCCGCGCGCGACATCCACCCCTACTTCAGCCCCGATGGGCGGTACCTGCTGTTCAACAGCACGCGAGGGAACGGCTCGCTGGACGTGTACCGCCTCGACCTCGGCTCGCGCGAGGTGTTGCGCCTCACCGACACGCCGATGGAGGAGACCTGTGCGCGGTACGCACCGGACATGAAGCACATCGTGCTCCTGCGCAACGACGCGACCAGCGACGACGTGGTGATCCTCGACCTCACGACCGGGCTGGTGGACAACCTGACGCGCACGCCGACGGTGACCGATGGCTGGCCGATGTACAGTGCGGACGGCCGGTGGATCTACTACAGCACCATGGCGGGCGGCCGGCACAGCATCCACCGCGTGCATCCGGACGGTACGGGGGACGAGACCCTCACACACGCCGCACCAGGCGAGGAGGATGGGCGCGCCTTCATCGGCCGGGATGGGAAGACCCTGATCTACAACAAGCGGCACCACGGCGCGATCGACATCCGCCGGCTGGTCATCGACATCCCCTGA